TAAGGCCAAATCATTCTACCATAATATAGATGGCGTGGAACTCGATTATTTTACAATAGCAAATGGCGATACGCTAGAACCAGCCAAATCAAAACATGAAAATAACCTGATTGCACTCGTTGCTGCAAAAGTAGGTTCGACCAGGCTGATCGATAATATGATAATTAAATAGAATCAAGACATCAGTATCAAGAATCCAAAGCCAGCTGAAAAAATCTTTCTTGGTGTTCTTTGTGTGGTTCTTTCTTTTAGCTTTAAGCTTTGGTCTTTCAGCTTTCTAGAAACTCCAAACTGATGACTGAAAACTCCAAACTGATTACTAACTTTGCCGAATGGTTATCACAATATTAAAATCGAAAATACACCGTGTTAAGGTAACACAAGCCGAATTGAACTACGTAGGCAGTATTACGATAGATGAAGATTTGATGGATGCAGCTAACATTATCGCTAATGAAAAGGTGCAGATTGTAAATAATAATAATGGTGCACGTTTCGAAACTTATGTAATTAAAGGCGAACGCGGTACCGGAACCATCTGTTTAAATGGTGCAACAGCCCGTTTGGCACAACTAGGCGACATTCTCATCA
The nucleotide sequence above comes from Pedobacter riviphilus. Encoded proteins:
- the panD gene encoding aspartate 1-decarboxylase produces the protein MVITILKSKIHRVKVTQAELNYVGSITIDEDLMDAANIIANEKVQIVNNNNGARFETYVIKGERGTGTICLNGATARLAQLGDILIIMSYGSLPIEEAKKYNPILVFPDDNNHLLK